In Candidatus Krumholzibacteriota bacterium, the sequence TCAACCTCGACGGGCTCAACCGGTTCGACGCGGGGACGACAGTCGACCGGAAGGCGCTCCTCGACGCGGGCCTGCTCAAGAAGGCGGCCGTTCCCGTCAAGGTCCTGGGCCGCGGGGAGCTGAAGGTGGCTCTCACCGTCGAGGTCGACGCCGTCAGCGCGTCCGCCGCGAAGGCCATCCGCGACGCGGGCGGCTCGATCAGTCTCGTATCCGGCGGGCCGGTTCCCGGTTCGGACACGCAGGAGCATGGCCGATGATCAAGAAGTTTCAGGATATTTTCAATATTCCGGAGCTCAAGCGGCGGATCCTGTTCACGGTCGCTCTGCTGATCGTCTACCGCATCGGCGGCCACATCACGACCCCCGGAGTCAACCCGATCGCGCTGAAGGCCTTCTTCCAGAGCCAGCAGGGGACGATCTTCGCCCTCTACGACCTCTTCGCGGGCGGCAACCTGAGCAGGGCCACGATCTTCGCGCTCGGCATCATGCCGTACATCAGCGCGTCGATCATCCTCCAGCTGCTGCAGGCGGTCATCCCCTACTTCGAGAAGCTGGCGAAGGAGGGCGAGGAGGGGCGGAAGAAGATCACGCAGTACACGCGGTACGGCACGGTCGGCCTGGCCCTCATCCAGTCGATCGGCATCGCGCTCTTCCTCGAGAACATGAACGTCGGGGGCGTCTCGGTGGTGCCCTTCGGCGGGCTGCCCTTCAGGCTGCTCACGATGATCACGATGACGTCCGGCACGATCTTCGTCATGTGGCTCGGCGAGCAGATCTCCGAGCGCGGGATCGGCAACGGCATCTCCCTGATCATCATGATCGGCATCATCGCCCGGTACCCCGCCGATTTCCTGAACACGTGGCGGGCCCTGAAGCTCGGCAACATCACGCCCTTCCGGCTCGTGCTGCTCCTCGTCGTGATGGTCTGCGTGATCGCGAGCGTCATCCTGATCACGCAGGGACAGCGCCGGATCCCGGTGCAGTACGCCAAGCGGATCGTCGGCCGCCGCGTGTACGGCGGCCGCGCGCAGTACATCCCGCTGCGGGTCAACACCGCGGGCGTCATCCCGATCATCTTCGCCCAGGCGATCATGACCTTCCCGAGCACCCTCGCGACGCTGCCCTTCCTCAGGGGGAGCGAGGCGATCGGGTGGGTGCAGACGATCCTCTCGCCGGGATCGTGGTTCTACCTGTCGCTGTACGCGATCATCATCATCTTCTTCACGTACTTCTACACGGCCATAATCCTGAATCCCGTGGATCTGGCCGACAACATGAAGAAGTACGGCGGATTCATCCCCGGCATACGCCCGGGAAAACGGACGAGCGACTACATCGACCGGATCCTGACCCGCGTGACGCTGCCGGGAGCATTCTTCCTCGCGTTCATCGCGATCCTGCCGGACATCCTGATGCGGAGGGGAAACCTCCCCTTCTACTTCGGTGGCACGGGTCTCTTGATCGTGGTCGGCGTCATGCTCGACACGCTGCAGCAGATCGAGACGCACCTTCTCATGAGGCACTACGACGGTTTCATGAAGAAGGGGCGCCTGCGCGGCAGGAGATAACGGAAAGGCGATCGTCGTGGCGGGAATGCATATCGTCATCATCGGGCCGCCCGGTTCGGGCAAGGGAACGCAGGCCTCGCGCGTCGCCGACGCGCTCGGCCTGAGACACCTTTCGACCGGCGATCTTCTCCGCGAGGCGGTCGCGAACAAGACGCCGCTCGGCGTCGAGGCAGAGCGCTACATGAGGGACGGCCTGCTCGTCCCCGACGATCTCATGCTCGGTCTCATCGCGGTGGAGCTCGAGACGCTCGGCGACACCGGCTGGATTCTCGACGGGTTCCCGCGGACCCTTCCGCAGGCCGAGGCGCTGTCCGCGATGCTCGCGGAGCGGAAGATCGCCGTCGACAGGGCGCTGCTCGTCGACGTCGACCCGGAGGTGATCGTCGGCAGGCTCACGAGCCGGCGGGTCTGCCCCGCGTGCAAGGCGGTATTCAACCTGGCGACCATGCCGGACGCCGGAGAAATCTGCGCCAGGTGCGGCGGCAACCTGGTCAAGCGCCCCGACGACGAGGAGGAGACGGTGCGCCGCCGCCTCGACGTCTACGAGGCGCAGACGGCCCCGGTCGTGGATTACTTCCGCCGCGCGGGCGGCCTCGTGACCGTCGACGGCGCGGGGGACATGGACGATATCACGGCGGAGATACTCCGCCTGCTGAAATGATCGGTATAAAGACGTCGCGAGAGCTGGATCTCATGCGCCTGAGCGGCGAGATCCTCAAGGACTGTTTTCTCGAGATGGAGAAGATGGTCGTCGCCGGCGTCTCGACGGCCGAGCTCGATCGGGCGGCCGAGGAGTTCATCCGCTCCCGCGGCGCCGAGCCGGCATTCAAGGGGTACCAGGGGTACCCTGCGACGATCTGCGCATCGGTGAACGAGCAGGTCGTCCACGGGATTCCCGGCGATCGCCGCCTCGAGGAGGGGGACATCGTCGGAATCGACATGGGGGCCGTTCGGGACGGATTCTACTCCGACGCGACCCGGACCTTCCCGGTCGGGGAAATCGGAGAGGAGCCGCGGCGGCTGATACGGGTGACGAAAGAGGCGCTCGACCTGGGTATTGACAAGGCCCGGGCGGGGAACCATCTTTCGGACATCTCCCACGCGGTTCAGACACACGCGGAGCGGCACGGGTATTCGGTCGTGCGGGTTCTCGTGGGGCACGGGATCGGACGGCGGATGCACGAGGAGCCGCAGATCCCGAATTTCGGTTCGCCGGGCGAGGGCCCCATCCTCGAGGCGGGAATGGTGCTGGCTCTCGAGCCGATGATCAACGTCGGGACGTACGAGGTCCTGACGAAGAAGGACAACTGGACGTACGTCACCGTTGACGGGGCGTTGTCCTGCCACTTCGAAGACACGATCGCCGTCACGGACGGGGATCCCGAAATACTCACGCGCTGAGTCCGTCGGCGCCCTGGACGTGAAAGACGGATGGTCGGGCGGCGGATGACGGGATGAACGGACCGAAGGGTCGGAGAGAATACCATATGGCCAAACAGAAGGGTATACCGGTCGAAGGCAAGGTCGTCGAGGCCCTTCCGAACGCGATGTTCAGGGTGGAGCTCGAGAACAGGCACATCGTGCTCTGCCACGTCTCCGGCAAGATGCGGATGCATTTCATCCGGATCCTGCCCGGTGACCGTGTCGCGCTCGAGCTGAGCCCCTACGATCTTTCGCGCGGAAGGATAACCTACCGGTACAAGTGATCGGTACGGCGACGATTCGATCGGTATGACGCTCCCGTCCCGCGGGCGGGACCAGCAGAAAGCGACGACGATGAAGGTACGAAGCTCGGTAAAGAAGATGTGTCCGGATTGCAAGATCATCCGGCGAAAGGGTGTGCTGCGGGTCATCTGCAAGAAGAACCCGAAGCACAAGCAGCGCCAGGGCTGAAGGCTCGCGGCGTTACATTCTTGAAAGGAGCAGTTCCGTGGCGCGTTTAGTCGGAGTCGACATTCCCGACAACAAACATATCGAGGTCGCGCTGACGTATATATTCGGCATCGGCCGGTCGAGCGCCCGCGAGATTTGCGGCAAGGCCAGGGTGCCGTTCAGCACGAGAACGAGGGATCTGACCGAGGATCAGACGGTCAAGCTTCGGGATATCATCGAAAACGATTACAAGATCGAGGGATCCCTGCGGAGCGAGGTCACGATGAACATCAAGCGCTTGATGGACATCGGTTGCTACCGCGGCCTGCGTCACCGGCACGGCCTGCCGGTGCACGGCCAGCGGACGCACACCAACGCCCGCACCCGCAAGGGCCCGAAGAATCGTCCCGGGGCCAAGCGCAAGAAGTAGCGCGTTCCGGTGACGGACCGGCGACGGCGGCGCGGGGGAGCGATCGCTTTCCACGCATATCCGGCCCCGGCGCGTCGCACTGCCGGAGAAGACGAAACGAGACGGCAAAGCACAGGGAGGTCCCAGCGTGGCTCGACCGACGCGGTCGAAGAAGAAGAAAGCGAAGAAGGTGGACGCCTACGGCGTGGCGCACGTCAAGTCAACGTTCAACAACACGATCATCACGATCACCGATCGCGAGGGCGCAGTCGTCGCGTGGTGCAGCCCCGGCAAGCTCGGATACAAGGGCTCCCGGAAGAGCACTCCGTTCGCGGCCCAGCAGGCCGCTTCGACCGTGGCCCGCGAGGCGATGTCGATGGGGATGAAGAAGGTGGAGGCCTGGATCAAGGGCCCCGGCCCGGGGCGCGAGGCGGCGATCAGGTCGCTGCGCGCGAGCGGGCTCGACGTGGCGGGAATCAAGGACTGCACGCCGCTGCCGCACAACGGGGTGCGACAGAAGAAGCGCCGTCGCCTCTAGGGGCGCCGACGAGGCGGGGTTCCGGCGGAGACCCGCGGCCCCCATCGGGGGAGAACGATCCGCCGTGTGTAAAGCGCATGGCGCCCGTGGCGGCACGCGCGAGGAAGCACTGAGAGACGGCCGCAAGACGGCCGGGGAGGTTTTCGGTTCATGGCACGGTATACCGGCCCGAAATGCAAACTCTGCCGCAGGGAGGGCGAGAAGCTCTTCCTGAAGGGCGATCGCTGCTATTCCGAGCGCTGCGCGCTCGAGAAGCGGAACTACCCGCCCGGCGAACACGGACGATCCCGTTTCAGCCGGCGGAGCAACTACCGCATCCAGCTTCGCGAGAAGCAGAAGCTGCGCCGCATGTATCATCTCCTGGAGCGGCAGTTCCGCAATTATTTCAGGGAGGCAGCCGGCATGAAGGGGGTCACCGGCGACAACCTGATGCGTCTTTTGGAGAGCCGCCTCGACAACATGGTCTACCGGATGGGATTCGCGCCGTCGCGTGGAGCGGCGAGGCAGCTCATCCTGCACAGCCATTTCGAGGTGAACGGCCGGACGGTCAACATCCCGTCCTTCCGTCTCTCCCCAAACGACCGGGTGAGCGTACGCGAGAAGAGCGGGAGTCTGCTCGTCATCGAGGACAGCCTGAAGAAATACGGAAGCCGCGGCACCGTTCCGTACATCTCCGTGGACGTCACCAAGAAGGAAGGTGTCTACGTCGAGGAGCCCACGAGGGACGTTATCCCTGTTCCCATCGAGGTGAACCTGATCGTGGAGCTGTACTCCAAATAACGTGACGTTGCATGCCTGCAGGCCGGCGGCGTGACGCCGGAACCGGCCGAGCAAGGAGGAATGCTTCGATGAAATGGCGCAACCTGCTGATGCCGAAGGAAATCGTGATGGACGAGGCTGCAGCGACGCCGACGTTCGCCCGGTTCACCGTCGAGCCGCTCGAGCGTGGATTCGGAAACACGATCGGCAACGCTCTCCGTCGCACCCTGCTTTCTTCGATCCAGGGGGCCGCGGTGACGGCCGTCAAGATCAAGAGCGTGCTCCACGAGTTCTCCACGATCAAGGGCGTGAAGGAGGACGTGACCGACATCGTCCTCAATCTCAAGCAGCTCATCGTCGTGATGCACTCGGACGAGCCGAAGTTCCTGCACATCGACACGAACAAGAAGGGCGAGATCACGGCCGCCGACATCAAGACGGACGGCGACATCGAGATCCTCAACCAGGATCAGGTGATCGCCACCTGCACCGAGAAGGTGCCCGTGAAGATGGACGTCCTGATCGGGCACGGCCGCGGATACGTGGCGGCGGAGATGCACAATCTCGACGATTACGAGATCGGCCTGATTCCGATCGACGCGAACTTCAGCCCCGTGCGGGCCGTCAACTACACGGTCAGCAACACGCGAGTGGGGCAGAAGACCGATTACGATTCGCTCGAGCTGGCGATCACCACCGACGGGAGCGTCGCTCCCGAGGACGCGCTCGGCTTCGCCGCGAAGATCCTCAAGGATCACATGCTCTTCTTCATCCATTTCGACGAGGAGCCGATCGAGGAGTCCGAGGAGATAGTCGACGAGGAGATCGAGCGGATGCGCGATCTGCTGAACAGGAGCGTCGAGGAGCTCGAGCTCTCGGTGCGGTCGTCGAACTGCCTCAAGGCGGCGAACATCAAGTCGCTCGGCGAGCTCGTCGGGAAGTCGGAGAGCGACATGCTCAAGTACCGAAATTTCGGCCGCAAGAGCCTGAAGGAGATCATCGACATCCTCGAGGGGATGGGACTGCACCTGGGCATGGACGTCGATACCATCGCCGGCGGCAAGAAGAACGAGGAAGAGGAGAACGAGTAATGCGACACAACCGGGACGGAAGAAAGCTGGGTCGTACCGCGTCCCACCGCAAGGCGATGCTCGGCAACATGGTCACCTCCCTGTTCCTCCGGGAGCGGATCCGGACGACGACGCCGAAGGCGAAAGAGGCCCGCCGTCTGGCCGAGAGGATAATCACGTTCGCGCGTCGCGGCACCCTCGCCGACAGGCGTCACGTCGCCAAGACCGTGCACGACCATGCCGTGCTCCGCAAGCTCTTCGACGAGATCGGTCCGCGCTTCAAGGAGCGGCCGGGCGGGTACACCCGGATCCTGCGGACGGGCGTCCGCAAGGGCGACGCCGCCGATACGGCCATCCTCGAGCTCCTCGGCGAGAACGACCAGGGCCGGAAGAAGACGGCCTCGCGGAAGACCTACCGCAAGATCGACGTGCCCGAGAGCCCGACCATCAAGGCGAAGGCCGCGGCGAAGAAGGCGGCGGAGGAAGCGGCGGCCGCGAAGGCAGCCGAGGAGGCCGCCGAGGCCGAGGCGAAAGCGGCGGAAGCCGCGGCGGCGGAGGCGGAAGCCGGCGAGGAGACCCCGGAGGCCGGGGAGGCCGCCGGGGAGGCGCCCGCCGACGGAAAGAAAGAGTAGCCTCGCAGACGGCCGGAATAGACGGGAAGCCGCCCCCCGCGGGCGGCTTCTTGCTGTCCGGCGCCTGATTCGCGGCGAACCCTTTCACCCCGGGCCCGCGGCGTGTTATCTTCTCCCCGTTGCGCCGGGCGGCGCGAGCTGCCGCCGGCGCGCCGCCGTACCTTCGACCGGAGCCGGACCGACGTGATCATCACCGACATCATCCTCCCCGTCTTCTTCGTCATCGCCCTCGGCGTCGTTCTGCGCCTCGTCGGCGGCGTGGAGGAGCGGGTCTTCTCGCGCACGCAGCTCTACATCCTCACGCCCGCCCTCGTCTTCTCAGCGATGGCGCGCGCGGATGTGGAGACGGGGATGGTGTTCCATGTCCTCCTCTTCGTCGGCGCCGTCATGGGGACGATCCTCGCCGTCTCGCAGGGGGCCGGGTTCCTCATGCGGCGCGACCGCGTCGAGCGGAGCGCCCTCTCGATCGTCTCGACGTTCATGAACAGCGGCTTCTACGGCATTCCCCTCTGCATGCTCGCCTTCGGGGAGAAGGGGTTCGTCTACGCCACCCTCTACGTCGTCTGCAGCTCGATCTTCCAGTCAACCGTGGGGATCGTCGTGGCGAGCGCGGGGCGGCGCTCGATCGCAGCGGCGGTCAGGACGATGCTCGGCGTGCCGATCATCTGGTCGATCGTCCTCTCCCGCGTGCTCGTCGCCTCCGACGCATTGCCGCCCGGGCCGATGATGAAGATGATCGATCTCGTCGGGCAGGCGGCGATCCCGATCGGCCTCATCCTTCTCGGCATGCAGCTCGAACGGCTCGTGACGGGGATGATCCGCGGCATGCGGGCGAAGGCGGCCGCGGGGGCAATTTCCGGAGGCGCGGACGATTGCGCCGCCGGGGCGGTCGAGGACACGGCGTGCCCGATCGGGGGCCGGGAGATCGCCGACGGCCTCGTGGCCGCGTTCCTGCGCATCGGTGGCGGATTCGCCGTCGCGCTGATCCTTCTCGCGTTCCTCGAGTTCGAGCCGATTCTCGAGAAGGTGCTCCTTGTCGAGGCGTCGATGCCGACGGCGGTCAACATGGTCGTCTACGCCACCGAGTACGACTGCAAACCGCGGATGGTCGCCTTCGGCGTCGTCGCCTCGACGCTGCTCAGCATCCTCAGCATCACCCTCGTGCTCGGATACGTGGGCGTCGGGGGGTAAGCCCGTGGAGCGCTGCCGCCATACGTTCGCCCCGGGGCGCCCCGCCGAGGCCGCCGCGTTCCTCCGGGCCTGCTCGGAGCGGCGGAGCGGCGGCGTCGATCTGCGCGTGGGTCTGCTCGAGAGCCCGTTCACGAGGGAAACGCCGCGCTCGGCCCTCGATCTCGAGCCCCTGGGCGGAGCGGAGGAGATCGGCCGGATCGGCGGCCCGGCGACGGTCCTCGCCGGGCACGCCCGGCTCGGCGGCGTCCTGGAGGTGTCGCGCGCCGATCTGCTCGCCGTCTGCGGCGGCGGGGCGACGCTCGGCGAGCTGCGCCGGGCCGCGGCCGCCGAAGGGCTCTTCTTCCCGTACGAGCCGCCGGTTTCGTCGGGGGAGGAGACCATCGCCGGGCTCGTCATGGCGGGGATGCGGGGCGCGGCGGACGGCCGGTTCGGCCCGCTGCGCGAATCGATCCTCTCCGTCGAGATCGCGACCCCCGCCGGGGCGCTCGTCCGGACCGGTTCCCGTGCGGTCAAGGACGTGGCCGGCTACGAGATCGCCGGCCTGCTCGCCGGCGCGGGAGGTGTCTGCGGGATGACCCCCGGGGTCACGGTGCGCCTCTATCCCGAGCCGGCGACGCGTATGCGCGTCGCGGTCCGCGGGGAGGCGGAGGCGCTCGAGGAGGCGGGTCGGCGGATCGTCCGGGCCATGCGCCCCCTCTCGATCGTTTTCTACGCGAACGCGGCGGCCGCCCTCGCGGCGGAGACGCTCGGCCTGCCGCCTGCCGGCGGCGCGATACTCGCGGTCGAGCTTTTCTCGCCGGCCGCAGGCGACGAGGCGGCCCTGCTGGCGGAGCTTCTCGGCGTCCCGGGGACGGGAGGCGGCGCGGAGACGTGCGGGGAGGATGCATGGGCGCGTCTCGCGCGATTCGCTCTCCTCGCCGCAGGGCGGGTCGACGAGGGCGGAGGCGCCCTCTGGCTCGCGCACGACGGCGCCGTGGACGCGCCGGGTGCATCCGATCAGCCCGATGCGCCCGGGACGATCTCCTGGCGGTCCTTCTCGCCCGACATCCGGTTCGCCGTGAGAGCGGCTCCTGCGGTAACCGGAAACGATCCCGGCGACGCGGCGATCCTCGGAGCGGCGCCGGAGCTGGATTCGCTCCTCGCGGCGCGCGCCGTGAGCGGGCGGCATTGTGCGATAGGCCTCTTGCGCGTCGCGGGCGGCGATGCGTCGCTGAGGCTCGTGCACCGTGATGCGATCGCCTCCTTCGCCGCGGAACGGCCGGGGGCGGACGCCTTTCTCGAACAGGCGCGCATCGAGAGCGGACTGTGGGACGGGATCCGGCGGATCTTCGATCCGGCGGGGATCATGTTGCCGTAGGGACGTGGATCGTGAAGGACACCCGAAACAAGAGAGAAACGGCCGGACGGGACGTGACCCGCGACCTCCTGCTCTGCAACCGCTGCGGGAACTGCCGGGCCGTCTGCCCCGTCTTCGACGTTTTGCGCGAGGAGCAGGCCGGGGCGCGGGGGAAGGTGGAGCTGGCCGAGGCCTTCTTCCGCGGCGAGGACGTCGACGAACGGGAGATGCAGCGGATCTTCGATCTCTGCCTCCACTGCATGACCTGCGAGGAGAACTGCCCCTCGGGGATGCGCGCCGACGAGATCGTCATGGCCGTCCGGGCCGAGCTGGCCCGGCGGGGGCGGATCCCGCGCCTCAAGCGGCTGGCCCTCGGGCTCCTCGGCGGCATGGACAACATCCTCTTCAAGGCCTTGCGGGCCCTGCGGATCACGCGACGGGGGCCCCTGCACGGCGTCGGCGCCCGGAGCGCCTTCTCGCCCCTCTTCCCGCTCGTCGGCTGGTCGCGCGACCGATCGATACCCCTGCCGGCTGCGAGGCCCTTCCTTGCAGATGCCGCGGAGCTCTCGCGGGCGGCGGATGCCAATCTCTCCGCGACGGGGGCGGTTTCTTCCGGGGGGAAGGATGCGCCGGGGGGCCGGGACGAGGCCGCGGTGCACGACCCGGCGACGGCCGATCTCCTCGCGCGCGTGCGCACGGCCCGCGAGCGCAACCTCGCCGAGGGGCGCCGCGCATACTTCTTCGTGGGCCACGCGGTCAACCACTTCTTCCCCGAGGAGGCGCGGGCGATCGTTTGCGTGCTGAACCGTCTCGGCGTGGACGTCGTCGCCCCGAAGGACCAGCTCTGCTGCGGGGCGCCCGTCTATTACGCGGGGGACATCGACGGGGCGCGGCGCGCGGCCGTGGCCGCGATGGAGCGGCTCGACGGGCACGAGTACGACTGGATCGTCACCTCCTGCTCGACCGGCGGGACGGCGCTGCGGGAGGATTTCCCGCGCCTCTTCGATGTCACCGGGGACGGCTACTTCACCGTCCGGTGGGACGGGGACGCGGAGGAGTTCGTCCGCGATACGGCCCCTGCGCCGTCCGGGGGGCGGTTTCCCAGGGAAGCAGACCTCTGGAGGCGGACCGTCGAGGGACGCGTCCGCGACATCAACGAGCTCGTCGCCGAGCTTCTCGGCTACGTCGACGACCGGCCGGACCCGGCGGCGGTCTTCGAGGCGGCGGCGGGAGGAGGAAACGACGAAGCGGGGGCAACCGGCCCGAAGGCGGTCGATGACGAAAGGGGGAGGCCTGGCGGCGCGGAATCCGACTGGCGCCCCGTCGTGACGTATCACCTTCCCTGCCACCTCAACCGAGGCCAGGGGGTGGACTGGCAGCCGGAGGCGATCCTCCGGGCGCTGCCCGGCTGGCGGTACGTTGCGATGCCCGACGCCGACCTCTGCTGCGGGGGCGGGGGAGCCTTCACCGTCGCTCACGCAGGGGTGTCGGCCGCGATCGGCGAACGCAAGATGGACTCGGTCGCCATGGCCGGACCGGATCTCGTCGCCACCGCCTGCCCGGTCTGCCGCATCCAGCTCATGGACATGCTCCGTCGCCGCTTCGTCGTCGAGGCGAAGAAGCGCGGCGAGGAGCCGCGAGCGATCCCCGTCCGCGCGCCCGTCGAGCTCCTCGACGAGTCGCTCGCGGCGCTGCCTGCCTAGAATTCGATCGAGAAGCCGACCGCCGTATGCCCCGAGGGGAACGAGTACGGCCCACCGTTCGGGCGCGTGCTGTTTGAGCGTCCAGACGATCGCGCTGGTCGCGGCGAGAGAGAGGGCGAGGTCCCGGCGAGCGCGTATGCGTCATGGTTGCCCGCCATGCGGCCGGCGAGCATGAGGCACAGTGTCGAAGCGCCGAGGCATACACCGTCGCCGTAGACGTTGCCGATGTCCATCGCCCCGTCGATCGGCGAGCCGTCGAGCAGGCGGGCCATCCGCTCGTCATCCTCGAATTGCTTGCTGAGGATCGACGCGCCGCCCAGCGCCGCGAGGGCGATCAATGTGCCGCTGGAGATCGTCGCGCTGGGGGCGTACGGTGAATCGATATCGAGGTATGCGGATTCCGCGGCGTGAGTTGGCGAGGCGCCAAGGCACGCGAGAGCGATTCCGACGCAGGCGATTCGCCGAATTCTCATGGTGTCGTCGCGGTCTCCAATCCGGGGAAAAGGATGCGTGGGCGGTCGATATCAGGGGAATCCGTACCGAGGGAAATATACGACGGGCATCGAACGGCGCAAGGGAATATCGGCGGCGGATTCCCCGGGGGCCACTGCGATCGATGCCGCGGGAGAGGGGGAGATCGAGCCGCCGGCGGTTCCTTCGGCGAGGCCCTCGCCGCGCTTCTGATTGGGGATTGACAGGAGGGGTGCAGGGTACTATTATACAAATCCGGCGGCGCGAGCGCCGCCGAAATGATTACAACGATACGTGCTCCTCAGTAGCTCAATCGGTAGAGCATCCGGCTGTTAACCGGAGGGTTGTAGGTTCGAGTCCTACCTGAGGAGCCAATTGTTCCAGTCCTCGCACCCTTGAGGGTTTGGTAAGCCGTACCAGATCTCGATCGTGCGACGGTCATGGACCAGGACCTTCTTCACCAGAC encodes:
- a CDS encoding (Fe-S)-binding protein encodes the protein MKDTRNKRETAGRDVTRDLLLCNRCGNCRAVCPVFDVLREEQAGARGKVELAEAFFRGEDVDEREMQRIFDLCLHCMTCEENCPSGMRADEIVMAVRAELARRGRIPRLKRLALGLLGGMDNILFKALRALRITRRGPLHGVGARSAFSPLFPLVGWSRDRSIPLPAARPFLADAAELSRAADANLSATGAVSSGGKDAPGGRDEAAVHDPATADLLARVRTARERNLAEGRRAYFFVGHAVNHFFPEEARAIVCVLNRLGVDVVAPKDQLCCGAPVYYAGDIDGARRAAVAAMERLDGHEYDWIVTSCSTGGTALREDFPRLFDVTGDGYFTVRWDGDAEEFVRDTAPAPSGGRFPREADLWRRTVEGRVRDINELVAELLGYVDDRPDPAAVFEAAAGGGNDEAGATGPKAVDDERGRPGGAESDWRPVVTYHLPCHLNRGQGVDWQPEAILRALPGWRYVAMPDADLCCGGGGAFTVAHAGVSAAIGERKMDSVAMAGPDLVATACPVCRIQLMDMLRRRFVVEAKKRGEEPRAIPVRAPVELLDESLAALPA